tgaggaaattgtaaatttttactggagcatttcaagggcaccaaggcaatggcaaggggcaacggaggcaatcgcctctgttgcctccgtgaagtatcaggcctgtaaacTATTAAAAAGAACAGTACCTTGCGCCTAATTGTTATTTTTCCCAGCGACTTCTTTTCATTCCCTTTAAAACCAAACGAcgtttatttcattttgattaGTGTCCTAGCCTTAGTGATAGCCTCATGATCATGCGTGTAGCATTGTTACATCCCAAAAGGTTAACATTTCGGAAACTGCTGATAGTTTAGTCTAACAAAAGCAGCACTCccgtttaaattatttttaaaagttaaattcCTCGGTTTGGTTTGCATATAGATATATCACTATCTGTTTTACCTTaaagtttgaagaagaaaacaatacaaGAGTTAGCAAAGCTTACTGCTATTTTGAACCCTTAATATTTTACATCCGTTCTCCTGCAGGTGACACATTCACTCTTCCAGCCCCGTTCGCACTCTCAGATTTACTGCCAAACACCAACATCATGATGCCCTATTTCCGTTACCGGGGGTCTCTCACGACACCCACTTGTAACGAGGTTGTAGTGTGGACAGTCTTCAAGATGCCGATTCGCCTTTCCCAAGCTCAGGTATTTTcaaattaactttttattttatttactgcatTGGAAAGTGCGGATTGAGTTCTCGAATTACCTTGCCTTGTGGGGATTATATGAAGGGCATTGTTTGGTTAGGGTGTATAaatagacaaatttacccaatccAAATAATAGTTCCCTACTTGTGTATCTCAAAACTCCAATGAAGATCTTTATACCTTATTTACTTTTTTAAGTGGATAAAAAACAAGCACGTTTTACTTAGTTCTGGTGTGCCATACAGACGAACTAATAGTGAGGCCAttggttgcttttttttttgtttttttttaaagatttgtttgttgttgtttgtcttCAAACACAACTATTTTATTAAATGCTATTAAATgatgaatttatttgtttttgttctcaaTTGCCTACAGCTCAACGTCTTCCGCAGGCTTTTAGAAACCTCGGCAGGGGCACCTGTCGAAAGACCATTGGTTGACAACTGGCGGCCGACACAGCCCCTCAACGGCCGATTAGTATATCACTCTGCTGGTGTCTTGCGATCAAACTAAACACCGCATCGTGCtaacagggctcaatttcatagagctgcttaggcacaaacagcagcttagcacaacacaattatgcttaacagagcaaggttaccagccaagactgCAGCTATCCTGCTCatctctgcttagcagaaaagtgtccagcaatattttctgcttacgcatctctataaaattgggccgtGGTGTCACTGAGACGAATGGACGGTCGATTTGACAGGTTTTAAGATGTCAGCTAACGGGGTTACAAACTTGCGCATGCGTGCTTTTATAATtgttgaacttttatttatggACTGACTAAATAcaatttgtatttgtgtgtTACTGGTATCGTAGATAAAGTACAACTAAAActatttttaatacaaaataacattatATTTACTGCATAAAACAGACAATTGAACTTGTACTGTTCTGCTTTTACATAAAAGGTAAAACACATCacctattttttatatatatttggtaaATATTAATGTGTGATTTACATTGCATGAAGACAGGACAGCTACTCTTTCCTAACATCGCGCACATGTATAAAGCTGATAAGCTCACACAAAATGCTAAGAGTGCTATTCATACGCACAATTACAGACAACTGTATTATAATTTCTGGGAtttgcatgttttttgtttcatattgaAGATTTAAGTCCATGTATActattttaaatagttttgttttgcttataaaATTGGGTTTGGGCAATCGTACCGCATTTTGTGCACTCATGCTGTGATAATTTGGAATACTGgtttttatatttcatttaATAACTACTAATAATAGAATATATAACGGAGTGCAACTTGTATTTTACTTGGTTTTTCTCAAAGTCTATGTATCTTTCTAAAACTGTATAAACATCTATTTAATTGCTCAGCAATTTGACTGAGAGGTACTTTTTAAGAATTATCTTTGGCCTTGATTGACTCAAGTTTGTATATGAATGTAATTCGGCAAAATATCATgtgataaaaatattaaacaatggCTGGCTCATTTGGTTAACAAACACCGTCTCGTCAAACGGATATTGTATTGAGGTATTGATGTACAACAATTGAAACACATTCTTGTTGAGacatttttatcaatgtttacaCGTTTACATCATTATAAACGGTAAACCTTCGTATACAATTTTTATCAGAGCTGCAATCGGTCAAATTATCATTTAAGCGTTACcgctaaacaaaacaaaccacatTTTAAAACTTCTATTGTTTAAATAACTGGCTGTTTCTGCTGATCAATGTTGTACGTTGACTTATCAAATAAAGTGTGTGAAAGTATCGAAATATTAACAAACTTCGAAATAATTACAAACCAAAAACATGACCATACAATCTGTTCCAATTTTAATTCTTTGTGAGTATTGAATACATTATTGATCAATAAAAATAAGACGATGTATTAATAGCACCAAACAACGTTTACAATCGGAAGAAATAATTTGACTATAAAGATTCATTGgtgtttctttaaaatatttattataaattacaTTCTTGGTTTATTagtccaaaaaataaaatatacaccTGACAAACATGATCCAACCATAACAAATTTCAAACACCATGGCAGAAGCACTTTTACAGATAAGAACAAAATCATAGTCACATGGTTTAAGTGAGAGCTCAAAATCAAGTCACATCTTGGTGAGAATTCAATGATGCAGGACAAAATTATGCAATTGATATTCATCAGTAAAGTAACCGATTACCCCAAAAATAGGGCTATCCATTCAACTGACATAACTCATAAAAACAGAAACCACATTATACTCAGAACCAATCAATCAACACCCTGATATCTAGAAATGATTGTGCAATTCCACAACTACTGCTACATTCTGTCTGAAGTTTCCTCCATGCTCCACTTATGTTAAGTTGGTGTCTGTTGATAGCAACAAATCTTACATGTCAAGTCACTAAAACCATATGAAGAGATGTATGACTCGTGTTGGGAACGCCCACCAGTAGAGAGTAATGCAACCTTTAAGACATTTTACAGTAAATAACTGACCCCACCTGTCCAACTCTATCAATAAAAATAAGGAACCTTGGGTTTACGTTTGTTTAAAGCATTTCGACAAAGGACATAAACTAGCACAATGAGCTTAAATAAAAGTTGACCTTTCATTCAAACACTCAACTGATGGGgaaaaaactaattaaaattACGATCTTTGGCTTGTTCAAAACTACCATtccattttaaaagaaaacaaaaacatttaacaaaattaattaataaaattgaattttatatgagttgtttatattttactttGTAATGACAGATTGGCAATAATGTATTTACACTCCCTTTAACAACAACCTGTGACATTTGCCTGGGAGTCTGTGGCTCACTAATAGGACTTTTGAGTCATCTCATCAGGGTCCTTATCCCTCAGGCCTAGAAAACCAAACTCTGTGTTTTCCCTGGGGATAACatcttccttgaaggaattgcatTCTATACTAAATTCGATTATAATATTTCAGTGCATATTATTTCAGTGCAAAATAATTCATCAAATCATCCCATTTGAAAACTTGTATGAGTTGTTTAGAATCATTTACTTGCCTGTGATTCTGTGGCTCTTGAAACAAAGTTTTGAATCATCGACATAGTCATCTCAGGCTACCCCCTCAGGCCtaacaaatcaaactgtgtgtTTCCCCCAAGAAAACATCTTCCTTGCCCTCAAGGAATAAGCTGTTTGCGTGTTATATTTGAAtactgtctggtacaatgacgtgcttgatcacaagttattacataaatttgaattcctcagactaccAAGGTTTTGGGCAAGCTTTTGGGTAACGCAGTTTTGAATGGATGCATATGGCACAATAGTACTAGGgattgctcatctggaggtttcCATGCAAGTCTTGCCCAGAACCATTTAACATAGGGACTGTCTCTAAAATACTGTAGtaaataacccctttttgctatgaaaagtcgccatcttgtagggcaaatcgTATGTGCGTCCAAACGCATACATCATTGAAGCACccaacattcccggtttgatttctacggcacatgcacgtaCACACGCAcgtacacacacacgcacatgcGCACAagcgccatcttgtaggtcggatatttgaacggtgacgtcatattcaataagaacttacttggatCCTCTAAGTTTAGGAACATGCTCCCCCCGGAAAAAACTACTACACGTGATAGGGTACTTCGAGCCAGCACAGTAACCGGGCTTCACATTCCCAAGTGTCGTACTGAAAGGTACAAACGATCCACTATTCCTGCTCTTGCCCGCATTTTGTGAACTTCTGGCCAAATCCCTCGGCTTAAAATAtctatcttctttttttatagtaatggatggtttaattgtaaattgcctttttttttaaattgttattaccaaatgtgttcttGCCAACTGGGATTTgccatttctttattttttgccATGTAGCGACTCCTAGTCTCATTAGTAATCATTGCTGTAAATTTAATGACAATTATATTGGTTTTTCTAAGTGAGCGATGGTTGGTTTTCTAAtcttatcaaattgtttttgtgctctttttaagtttataaatttatatattttttttatttatatataatagtaatgtttttcaatgacttttttgtaaactgtgcatttcggctttttagccgctgtattgcagtgttttaataaataaaccatgaataataataataataataataataatacggtCTATAGTCTGAGGAGTTCAAAagtaagcggtacattgtgactaagcaagtcctgttaccagacattattcaaatctaaatcGCAAAAGGCTTGCATACTATACTAGATCTGATTATTTCAGTGCATAATTCATTGTACCATCCCCTTTGCAAACTATTTGAACAATATCATGGTGATCAACACAAAAGTATAGAaagaaaggtcaaaggtcactagaGAAGCACCATTACAAAGTCCATGTTTACAACAGTAGTTCAAAATACAAGGGTCATCACCGATGCAATCAAAACTCAGCTCGAAACATTTTGTGTCAGTTGGGGCTGAACATTGGCGATATGTGATGTCGGACACTCCCCCGGTTATTTTCTGAATggattgaaagaaaaataaatacaaaacatcAAAACACTAAATCAATGGTCAAACAGAATGCATAAATTACATAGTCTGCAATAATTATGATTCAATTATATTGCAGCTTGGAAGTAAAATAAGAATGATATCTAAAAAAACACTAGATCTGGTCTAAGattgtaaaattgttgtgaCAATCAACATGTGATTTTATCAGTGAAACATGTGACAAAATGTACAAACTGAAAAGTTCAAGGTGCTTTAAAGGTTTTGCAGAATACTCCACTATAAACCTTTCTCGTTTTGCATACTGATTGTTATTTAGAAATTCAATGTTTTCTGATGGAAGTTTAAACAATCATCAACGCaggttttaaaaacatacatagatctcaaaaaatgttttccctGCCTAATAACAAACAACAGAGGGCTCACTTTACAATACAGTAAATAGCACACAGACCTTATCTCAAATACTCGGCAAAGTGTGTTTTGCTCAGAATACTGGGCTGAACTTGCTAGTTCTGGGTAGGCCCGCCTGGCGCCACcaaccgtggctacaacactacaTGTAATGTTGATGTTCAATGTCATAACGTAAACAACAAAACTTGTCACTTACTATACATGATGTCACTCCATCGCTGCACGTTTCCTTCAACTTGGATTCAAGATATGGGTTCTCCATTCTGCATTCTTCATTGTCCTTGCTGTTACACTTCCAACATTCAAACGCCTTTGTGACAGCTAGAACtgcaaacaaattgtgaagaAATATTATGTTACAAATTTGCATGTAATTAGTTACACTTACAATCTCCAGAATCtgttattccccccccccccctttttcttgttcttctttAGGGATCGGAATTGCCAGTATGgatcaaaattgaatttgattgaatTGCCAGGgctgcactggactcaagctctggtgtttttgttcagaagAGTGGGGGTTAAATGTTCCATCCTTTAGATGGAAGCTgaagctgtaggtcctgtgtgttatgTAGTGCAAATAAAAGACCGCAATTACACTTATTGCTAGAGAAGGGGTTTCCCCACTCTAATAATTCACAActtcaaaacattaaaaagttgTTCAAGCGCATTCAGCACCTTGTTAGTGGATACAAGTGGTACAAAAGACATCAATATTCAGCAAACGGCATGTTGGCTCTGCATGAAAtgacacaaaaaacaatgtgGATCACTCTACAATGAACACCAATAAATTGGCCGATGAATACTAACCTTTCCCAAAAATGAGCAGGAATAGAAGATACTTCCTCATTGTAGCTGTACCGTTCATCAGTTCTGAAGagataatgaaaaaataataatttgaatataagCAGGCAAAGCAATGCAGGGAATGGTGTGTTTACCAAATAAaaactagtcttggttccaagaccattggtgttgcgcggtcacacacgtacacaaccaacgttccgattatgcactgcaaaaactgtacacgcttgtaatgaacgaacgctagtgggcactctgtttctctgatttagatctcatcttggtgagatccggaaatcagagaaacgttcgttcattacaagcgtgtacagtttttgccgtgcataaccggaacgttggttgtgtgtgaccgcgcaacaccaatggtcttggaaccaagactaaataaaaacataatatgAACCCAActtttaaatattatataaaaagtacaaagcaaTAATGTCGCGGTTCTGTTCTAACAGGACTTGAACTGGCCTAAAAACACCACCATAATTTATAGCAATGACTTCACCAAGCATGCTTGATGATCTACTCTAGTCTAATTTAGTGCAATAAACCAAAAATTCAGCCCTATAAATACCTAGAATGAGAGGGGGAAGGGAggtgtcatgggtttgaatcccaccagagcaGTCTGGTAAGCCTTTCTTCCCGGTAGGACTAAGGAAAGCTTGGGTAGAGCTTGTttcaataattatattattaaaatattagtATCACATCACATtcacaatacaaataaatagttaaaagTTATGATCCATATAACAATTATACCAAAAGGTAAAAAAAtggctttataaaaaaaaaaataacttaaaataaaagtatGCCAGAGACATAGATTGCAATTTACATATAAATTATAAAGGATGTAGCGGTTATAACTTACATACCATAGGGTGTCGGTGTTGAACACGTTCTTCCTTGTTGTTGTGGCTGTTCTTCATTCACTCAACCTCAAGCATTTTCACGATAACGATTGACAGTGTGTCCACAACGGTCACAACGACAGAACACATGCATTTGTTGTGGAATGCGGCGCTGTGATAGTGTACAATACACTGTTCC
Above is a genomic segment from Asterias rubens chromosome 5, eAstRub1.3, whole genome shotgun sequence containing:
- the LOC117290533 gene encoding uncharacterized protein LOC117290533; translated protein: MNGTATMRKYLLFLLIFGKVLAVTKAFECWKCNSKDNEECRMENPYLESKLKETCSDGVTSCIKITGGVSDITYRQCSAPTDTKCFELSFDCIGDDPCILNYCCKHGLCNGASLVTFDLSFYTFVLITMILFK